The proteins below come from a single Chelmon rostratus isolate fCheRos1 chromosome 10, fCheRos1.pri, whole genome shotgun sequence genomic window:
- the pex10 gene encoding peroxisome biogenesis factor 10, with product MPLAPANQSQLIRSSQKDEYYQTFLRNNANEAFQTLAGSKRWLDWRREIELLSDLAYYGLTTFSGYQTLGEEYVSIVQVDPTKHKIPSGARRGLFVLCHAFFPYLLDKVLVCLENELEGGQESRSGVSRRQAASGLWSLESWLRMWMQRAVGLLSEPQRRACLPAVFVLQQGLTLLHRLHVALFYISGSFYHLSKRVAGISYLRVMGLHSDDGTIRSSYRLLGAVSLLQLLITVCLQLNNFRQRQRARQEWTLYRNLSLQHTQSSGPRAVRCILCLEERRHSTSTPCGHLFCWECITEWCNTKAECPLCREKFQPHRLVYLRNYS from the exons ATGCCCCTCGCTCCTGCAAACCAGTCCCAGCTGATTCGGTCCAGTCAGAAGGACGAATATTATCAAACCTTTCTGAGAAACAACGCCAACGAAGCTTTTCAAACACTTGCTG gATCCAAAAGGTGGCTGgactggaggagagagatagagctgctgtcagacctTGCATATTATGGATTAACAACATTCTCAG GTTACCAAACCCTGGGTGAAGAATATGTCAGCATCGTCCAGGTGGATCCCACTAAACATAAAATCCCCTCTGGGGCCAGACGAGGCCTCTTCGTCCTCTGCCATGCCTTCTTTCCTTACCTCCTGGACAAGGTCCTGGTGTGCCTGGAGAACGAGCTGGAGGGTGGGCAGGAGAGCCGCAGCGGTGTCAGTCGGCGGCAGGCGGCATCTGGGCTGTGGAGCCTGGAGTCCTGGCTGAGGATGTGGATGCAGCGGGCGGTGGGGCTGCTGTCGGAGCCCCAGAGGAGGGCGTGCCTGCCAGCCGTGTTTGTTCTCCAGCAGGGCCTGACCCTCCTGCACCGACTCCACGTGGCTCTTTTCTACATCAGCGGCTCTTTCTATCACCTTTCTAAGAGGGTGGCTGGTATCAGCTAT ctgcgTGTGATGGGGCTGCACAGCGATGACGGGACCATCAGAAGCAGCTACAGGCTGCTGGGGGCCGTgtccctcctccagctgctcatcactgtttgtctgcagctcaACAacttcagacagagacagagagccagaCAGGAGTGGACGCTCTACAGGAACCTCAG tcttcagcATACACAGAGCTCAGGCCCCAGAGCTGTCCGCTGTATCCTGtgcctggaggagaggagacactCCACGTCCACCCCCTGTGGACACCTCTTCTGCTGGGAGTGCATCACAGAGTGGTGCAACACGAAG GCGGAGTGCCCCCTGTGTCGGGAGAAGTTTCAGCCTCACAGACTGGTGTACCTGAGGAACTACAGCTAG
- the LOC121613265 gene encoding uncharacterized protein LOC121613265 produces MAGNFFGKWLCSCISANVFIAGCAVLFVTAFPIAQIAIGVVHMYECPAAPLVPVYVMVCGVLALLVMGLFASPKLCPAAAGSRIWTLSGIILFLFVFIWFLFGSYHVYSVYPPNYTKITIHQHSFNHSIYTPPAPDDKPGLALENQNQSLPNLNQTWMINSNWTFGDLIEGVAVRNTSSKTDREHPDTPQARGITATAPYCNRTVYLFAFWTTTLVYVFAGHALLIGFCISGYMKLGDKITRLLAV; encoded by the exons ATGGCGGGGAACTTCTTTGGGAAATGGTTATGCAGCTGTATTAgtgcaaatgtgtttattgcAG GATGCGCTGTTCTCTTTGTAACAGCTTTCCCTATTGCCCAGATTGCAATAG GTGTGGTGCACATGTATGAGTGTCCTGCAGCACCGCTTGTCCCAGTGTATGTGATGGTGTGTGGTGTGCTGGCCCTGCTGGTGATGGGCCTGTTCGCTTCACCAAAgctctgtcctgcagcagcaggcagcaggatcTGGACTCTGTCGGGCATCAttctgttcctgtttgttttcatctggtTTCTGTTTG GCAGTTACCATGTTTACTCTGTGTATCCACCCAACTACACCAAGATCACCATCCACCAACACAGCTTCAACCACAGTATCTATACTCCCCCTGCACCTGACGACAAGCCTGGTCTCGCTTTGgagaaccagaaccagagccTTCCAAACCTCAACCAGACCTGGATGATCAACAGCAACTGGACCTTCGGTGATCTGATTGAAGGGGTGGCCGTCAGGAACACCAGCagtaagacagacagagagcaccCGGACACTCCACAAGCGCGTGGCATCACGGCCACAGCGCCTTACTGTAACAGAACTGTGTACCTGTTCGCTTTCTGGACCACCACGCTGGTCTATGTGTTTGCAGGCCATGCCCTGCTCATAGGCTTCTGTATATCCGGTTACATGAAACTTGGAGATAAAATTACACGTCTTCTAGCTGTCTAA